One genomic segment of Plasmodium vivax chromosome 9, whole genome shotgun sequence includes these proteins:
- a CDS encoding acylphosphatase, putative (encoded by transcript PVX_091225A), translated as MRLMTVVHSLFLFPPTKSSPRASQPLRNFCSSTKMIHSFDFEVFGKVQGVFFRKYTKLEADKLKIKGHVRNTDRNTVVGKAESDSKESLEQFKNFLKNVGSPSSRIDECLITNEKTLEGYSSTDFVIRR; from the exons ATGCGGCTGATGACCGTCGTCCACTCCCTCTTCTTATTCCCGCCGACGAAAAGTTCGCCCCGCGCAAGTCAACCTTTAAGAAACTTCTGCAGCTCCACTAAAATGATACACTCCTTCGATTTTGAAGTTTTTGGAAAAGTCCAAG GAGTTTTCTTCCGGAAGTACACAAAACTGGAAGCAGACAAGCTAAAGATAAAGGGCCACGTCAGGAACACAGACAGGAACACAGTGGTAGGAAAAGCAGAGAGTGACAGCAAAGAATCGCTCGAGCAGTTTAAGAATTTCCTCAAAAATGTCGGTAGCCCATCGTCCAGAATAGACGAATGTTTAATAACGAATGAGAAGACGCTCGAGGGGTACTCCAGCACCGATTTTGTTATAAGGCGATAA
- a CDS encoding hypothetical protein, conserved (encoded by transcript PVX_091240A): MNVKTSEDVFNFAKDCLKIKEEIDNREKQLPKKEKKKNTSQWKGNSSKYNSDYSKFESCLKEIEENDQLEEQQQEQRRKQKNEAQENKQHFLSSRNPCTHDHSKERQLYEKESKEKIKASNAFNEEGKKAFYEKNYKLACVYFRKGLIQLDYSFPDSEQEQQEQSRLEINLHLNLAITKFHMSSYHECISECSTVLSLDKNNAKAHYRKGHAYMSLDLYSEAKEEFLKALEMNPTDNDVKRSLLTLKNKMVSYTKREKLVCSKFFPSSGKEKENLAMGKKGPNNYATGQPNDDDNIGHTDAGGKRHY; encoded by the exons ATGAACGTAAAAACATCAGAAGatgttttcaattttgcgaaagactgtttaaaaataaaagaagaaatagataatagggagaagcagctccccaaaaaggaaaaaaaaaaaaacacttctCAATGGAAGGGCAATTCATCCAAGTACAACTCGGATTATTCAAAATTTGAAAGCTGCCTTAAAGAAATCGAGGAAAATGACCAGCTGgaagagcagcagcaggagcagcGGCGGAAGCAGAAGAACGAAGCGCAGGAAAACAAGCAGCACTTCCTAAGTAGTAGGAACCCTTGCACCCACGATCACTCCAAGGAAAGACAACTGTATGAGAAAGaatcaaaggaaaaaataaaagcttcGAACGCTTTTAATgaagaagggaagaaagcgttttacgaaaaaaattacaaactcGCTTGCGTTTACTTTCGGAAGGGGCTGATACAGTTGGATTATTCCTTCCCCGACTCAGAGCAAGAGCAGCAGGAACAGAGCAGGCTCGAAATTAACTTGCATTTGAACCTGGCCATAACGAAGTTTCACATGTCCAGCTACCACGAGTGCATCAGTGAGTGCTCCACG GTCCTCAGCCTAGACAAGAACAACGCCAAGGCGCACTACCGAAAGGGACATGCCTACATGAGCCTGGACTTGTATAGCGAAGCGAAGGAGGAATTCCTAAAGGCGCTCGAAATGAACCCCACAGACAATGACGTGAAGAGGTCCCTACTGActttgaagaacaaaatggtcAGCTATACCAAGAGGGAGAAATTAGTGTGCTCGAagttttttccctccagtggaaaagaaaaggaaaacttggcgatggggaaaaagggacccAACAACTACGCAACGGGCCAACCAAATGATGATGACAACATAGGACATACTGACGCAG GAGGAAAGCGGCACTACTAG
- a CDS encoding endonuclease/exonuclease/phosphatase domain containing protein (encoded by transcript PVX_091230A) codes for MSDGAPNKTSIQINDGSESVPPNERDRVIRTNSIGKTVEHEDPQEESPPYGRCYSDVSGYLSPESFSRFGSVSGTNENLYWSGKSDNDVDEATDGGGTSPGVTPAGGTPADVTPAGGTPADVTSADGSSADASSADASFANGASSDASSADARRGAHPSGNDAENLPSQQGGENLKTHSLGLGLRNSNKKSLPKKEMKNVMGYNYFTLRQQLMKADDSKILKNIPLSIFVGTWNCEYFDFSKECHNEKKMFTSNYLSENCNEDMYSLRESDRYSVRSMTPFLSVKALGNCKNVGGSSTVQSSPNGDSRSANCSYEGIFDGQLRTPQEGAEESVSSPPPIGVIPCDDIEAGKVSPSSLKGVDKIRPTGGDDSSSEMDNWEKGKTFCKGAKKPSEGNNKLRASLRDGGIPNERIKFKSQLTHGIANRITWVKRLSRHNIRKEDSPSNESNPYCISPNRKKAVNKTPTMGVPKRVPGGDPAKAQTDKPRRTQIDRPRRAQIEKLRRVDLNEREKSNYHFSELRENYSNRRPSKLREKQIFSTWIQPHYDIYIICLQESISDNIIECLSRHLKEINQETYKFLPLDDCKLSGYGDGAFLQMKSTTIAAWVRASKLYPNGPVKLCASKSIAFNKINNSKGCVSILFNIFNQFILFIGCHMPAKDQEIRQKSREFILTKLSEFFSNRITSNFKEVFHHVIWMGDFNFRVQGIHLDEAVHCLQTNNLKELLKYDEGNSAYSYDLSISFQELPICFLPTYKKNGNRPVINRDDANWVQKEYKLVHNIKWYKGGRQESRIPSWTDRIFKWSCEKTRSCLIFVPNSYLSPLPEEQSILMASDHSPVSCCFQMYMMKNEREIPLTKVTLAKSIEGSPAEYS; via the exons atgtctgATGGTGCCCCTAACAAGACTAGCATCCAAATAAATGACGGGAGCGAATCGGTGCCTCCCAACGAGCGAGACAGGGTAATCAGAACGAACTCGATTGGCAAAACGGTGGAACATGAGGACCCCCAAGAAGAATCACCACCGTATGGACGATGCTACAGCGATGTGAGCGGCTATTTATCCCCCGAGTCGTTTTCCCGCTTCGGGAGTGTAAGCGGCACAAATGAGAATCTCTACTGGAGCGGCAAAAGTGACAACGATGTGGATGAGGCCACCGACGGGGGGGGCACTTCCCCGGGTGTGACCCCTGCGGGTGGGACTCCTGCCGATGTGACCCCTGCGGGTGGGACCCCTGCCGATGTGACCTCTGCTGATGGCTCTTCCGCCGACGCCTCTTCCGCTGACGCCTCTTTTGCCAATGGTGCTTCTTCCGACGCCTCTTCCGCTGACGCCCGTCGAGGGGCCCACCCGAGTGGCAATGACGCGGAGAACCTTCCCAGCCAGCAGGGCGGCGAGAACCTAAAAACGCACAGCCTTGGCCTGGGACTCCGAAACAGCAATAAAAAGAGCCTCCCCAAAAAGGAGATGAAAAACGTCATGGGCTATAACTACTTCACACTAAGACAGCAACTGATGAAAGCAGACGACTcgaagattttaaaaaacatccCCCTGAGCATATTTGTGGGGACGTGGAATTGCGAGTATTTTGACTTCTCCAAAGAATGCcataatgaaaagaaaatgttcACTTCTAATTACCTTAGTGAAAACTGCAACGAGGACATGTATTCTTTAAGGGAAAGCGATCGGTACTCGGTTAGGTCTATGACGCCCTTTTTGTCTGTTAAGGCGCTGGGGAATTGCAAGAATGTGGGGGGTTCCTCTACCGTGCAGTCTTCCCCAAATGGTGATAGCAGGAGTGCAAACTGCTCCTATGAGGGAATCTTCGATGGACAGCTACGAACTCCGCAGGAAGGGGCAGAAGAAAGTGTAAGCAGCCCCCCACCCATTGGAGTCATCCCATGTGATGATATCGAAGCGGGGAAAGTATCACCCAGTAGCCTCAAAGGGGTAGACAAAATACGACCCACAGGAGGAGACGATTCATCAAGCGAAATGGACAATtgggaaaaaggcaaaacctTTTGtaaaggcgcaaaaaaacCCAGCGAGGGTAACAACAAACTGCGCGCATCCCTCCGAGATGGAGGCATCCCAAatgaaagaataaaatttaagaGTCAGCTCACACACGGAATAGCTAATAGAATCACGTGGGTTAAACGATTATCACGGCATAACATTCGTAAGGAAGACTCCCCCTCCAATGAGAGCAACCCTTATTGTATATCCCCTAATCGAAAAAAGGCAGTTAACAAAACGCCAACGATGGGGGTCCCGAAGAGGGTGCCAGGGGGAGATCCCGCAAAAGCTCAAACGGATAAGCCAAGAAGGACACAGATAGATAGACCGAGACGCGCCCAAATAGAAAAGCTAAGACGAGTGGACCTAaacgaaagagaaaaaagcaaCTATCACTTTTCCGAACTAAGGGAAAACTATTCTAATAGGAGGCCATCCAAATTGAGAGAGAAACAAATATTCTCTACTTGGATTCAACCCCACTACGACATCTACATCATTTGTCTACAGGAGTCCATCTCTGATAACATCATCGAGTGTTTGTCTCGCCATTTGAAGGAGATAAATCAAGAGACCTACAAATTTTTACCGCTAGACGATTGCAAACTGTCTGGGTATGGGGATGGGGCGTTTCTTCAAATGAAGTCTACCACTATAGCTGCCTGGGTGAGGGCGTCAAAATTGTATCCAAATGGACCCGTAAAATTATGCGCCTCTAAATCTATAGcctttaacaaaataaataatagcaAAGGGTGCGTATCTATCctgtttaacatttttaatcaaTTCATCTTATTCATCGGTTGCCACATGCCAGCGAAGGACCAGGAGATAAGACAGAAATCGAGAGAGTTCATTCTTACCAAGCTGAGTGAATTCTTCAGTAACAGAATTACCTCCAATTTTAAAGAAGTCTTTCATCATGTCATTTGGATGGGAGATTTCAactttagggttcaggggaTACACCTTGACGAAGCTGTACATTGCTTGCAGACTAACAATTTGAAGGAGCTCCTAAAATATGATGAGGGGAACTCTGCCTACTCGTATGATCTATCCATAAGCTTTCAGGAACTCCCCATCTGCTTTCTCCCCACTTATAAGAAGAACGGCAACCGCCCAGTCATCAACCGGGACGATGCCAACTGGGTGCAGAAGGAGTACAAGCTCGTCCACAACATCAAGTGGTACAAGGGCGGCCGCCAGGAGTCCCGCATCCCCTCG TGGACGGACCGCATCTTCAAATGGTCGTGCGAGAAAACGAGGAGCTGCCTCATCTTCGTGCCCAACTCCTACCTTTCGCCCCTACCGGAGGAGCAAA GCATCCTCATGGCCAGCGACCACAGCCCCGTGTCCTGCTGCTTCCAAATGTACATGATGAAGAACGAAAGGGAAATCCCCTTGACCAAGGTCACGCTTGCCAAGTCGATTGAGGGTTCTCCCGCCGAGTATTCGTAA
- a CDS encoding hypothetical protein, conserved (encoded by transcript PVX_091220A) produces the protein MKRRKTASKVQDLEKSLRRRGGKVKTIYEKNNDEEIKALIEEKISYIWNYIIHIDDIVSEEEFAKVEMKQKMEKKQTLRKTDHTEEIIYYNKNLNNYINIQKVRKALHHFKIQVSVDDIFYMFLYFTNNNYFEKNLKNEIYFCDHIDKRKDKNKFHSINVENLYISYDMFRQIFLNIDLNIEGNGQIW, from the coding sequence ATGAAGCGGCGCAAAACCGCCTCCAAGGTGCAAGACCTGGAGAAGTCGCTGCGGAGGAGGGGAGGAAAGGTGAAGACCATTTACGAAAAGAACAACGACGAGGAAATCAAGGCACTcatagaagaaaaaatcagCTACATTTGGAATTACATAATTCATATTGATGACATAGTGAGTGAGGAAGAATTTGCCAAAGTggaaatgaaacaaaaaatggaaaaaaaacaaacccTACGGAAAACAGATCACACggaagaaattatttattataataaaaatttgaacaattatattaacatacAGAAGGTACGAAAGGCACTCCATCATTTCAAAATCCAAGTCAGTGTGGacgatattttttacatgttcCTTTACTTTACCAATAACAATTATTTTGagaagaatttaaaaaatgaaatttatttttgtgatCATATTGACAAGCGGAaggacaaaaataaattccatTCCATAAACGTCGAGAATTTATACATCAGTTACGACATGTTTCGCCAAATTTTTCTCAACATCGATTTGAACATTGAAGGCAACGGGCAAATTTGGTGA
- a CDS encoding hypothetical protein, conserved (encoded by transcript PVX_091215A): protein MKSKYEAVFDDELRGPRGSTNQVNREPPRNEENAASPEHSLNNIYGKIVKIRKELEKSYNLFYSYNLIVSNEGEGNISPGRNYADVYQRNDALKINANAKNNLTLNKINALTNSFFMNVETLRNTYSFVGTNNMNGQAIMSDENVIWERRIETLTNEANSYIKTLDGIYKTNLSNTERNARNGYNERDGLMGNSPHRDGKKAKKKLGADSAIGYLHSEREILKEVENNLNVFHVQGMSTLEMIRKQNKFLKNVRKKVIDIYNYVGLSSSLTDAINKAHKQNLLIVLVGIVLSLLFFYVLYKYVRG from the coding sequence ATGAAGTCAAAGTACGAGGCCGTGTTCGACGACGAGCTGAGGGGCCCGCGCGGGTCCACCAACCAGGTTAATCGAGAGCCTCCCCGGAATGAAGAAAACGCAGCGTCGCCGGAACATAGTCTGAACAACATTTACGggaaaatagtaaaaataaggaaagaGCTGGAAAAATCGTACAATCTTTTTTACTCTTACAATTTAATTGTGTCAAACGAAGGCGAAGGCAACATCAGCCCTGGGAGGAATTACGCAGATGTGTACCAACGAAATGACGCTTTGAAGATAAACGCAAATGCGAAGAATAATTTGACTCTAAATAAGATAAACGCGCTCAcgaattccttttttatgaacgtCGAAACGTTGAGGAATACCTACTCTTTTGTTGGCACAAATAATATGAACGGTCAGGCAATTATGAGTGACGAAAACGTTATATGGGAGAGAAGAATTGAAACGTTAACGAATGAAGCCAATTCGTATATCAAAACATTGGACGGAATTTACAAAACGAATTTGAGCAACACGGAAAGGAATGCCCGTAATGGGTATAACGAACGGGATGGTTTGATGGGCAACAGTCCACACAGAGACGggaagaaggcgaagaagaaattgGGCGCAGACTCCGCCATCGGCTATCTGCACAGTGAGAGGGAAATCCTGAAGGAGGTGGAAAACAACCTTAACGTCTTCCACGTCCAGGGAATGAGTACATTAGAAATGATTAGGaagcaaaacaaatttttgaaaaacgtTCGCAAGAAAGTGATTGACATTTACAACTACGTTGGTTTGTCTTCTTCCCTGACGGATGCCATCAACAAGGCGCACAAGCAGAACTTGCTCATCGTGCTCGTGGGCATTGTTCTCAGCCTGCTCTTTTTTTACGTCCTCTACAAGTACGTCCGGGGGTGA
- a CDS encoding hypothetical protein, conserved (encoded by transcript PVX_091235A) yields MFFNGNEKGINNNGLIYTIVEKVHVADVKKVTTENGQQIDYLHFLSKQKRLHKLERLLNSHVVNTQVVVTNFADDAEEVINCEYMDQSVWRNEMCFFLKNVFLSSFFSSEYANDIVREHQPRVISLNSKYDNKIYMSGSRVYLCVNDLTKLRLTSHRNVLRDRFKMSNVVLLDVCSGGEAASGKAENGKAPNGDATNGPLLGGEPQSGDSKLREKYRQFFTDMYTYPVDLIGIYNHGTDPQKFSKKLKKVLTLNGSKDAEVFALPVQWHECFYDASGKNSASKSAKGEGPHPSPFLSPNQQYNVRNNEMDNLANAFSMNSVADIYSSIFSNSSVNEKGAPVDSLANMYSMYVGADSGLDVVVSPNNVTHNEWRQIGGKNPVGMANQFNYLDIQTREKPRGAQPAYELDAGYIEREFLSGPPRDGQVTEEGDNRRGEQHNGEQHNNAQQNDAQQSMPLNPDGVVDLHDLLARGKASKKKKTYALHDKTFYVNYDSGGSSDVDLSVMLSVSCGAANGAEQKGQTGGSTLNSSTDGGILKKYLKGDHLKEEKFANGGEYTREGEAQSPTQRVIEKGGNKTPSEKRRGKRNAQKNDHAAAKEAKLRKIDKVLKFIKCHRNLYYMTNESVLQRERLYDFMSCSSEEDAASGITNGIAQGIANGTAQGNTIDAVAHAKARQDEIANYLVEYIGRILLDVKIDHKKNAHMLIKKERDFYQVQKIILTNGIISSSCIRDTCNFLIGQLVNRKARERRKLCYVVSFWGEYCGFIHFDKPSQEMCSQTCIHLFFFCSPETIYVTMMNTQDRVF; encoded by the coding sequence atgtttttcaaTGGCAATGAAAAGGGGATCAACAACAACGGTCTCATCTACACCATCGTGGAAAAGGTACACGTAGCCGATGTGAAAAAAGTCACCACGGAAAATGGACAGCAAATAGATTATCTTCACTTTTTAAGCAAACAGAAACGACTTCATAAATTGGAGAGGCTGCTAAACAGCCACGTGGTAAACACCCAAGTAGTAGTGACCAATTTTGCGGATGATGCGGAGGAAGTTATAAACTGCGAGTACATGGACCAATCTGTGTGGAGAAATGAAATgtgcttctttttaaaaaatgtttttctatcaagttttttttcaagtgaaTATGCGAATGATATTGTTAGGGAGCACCAGCCAAGGGTCATCTCCCTTAACAGTAAATATGACAACAAAATATACATGAGTGGCAGCCGCGTCTACCTGTGCGTTAACGATTTGACCAAGCTGAGGCTCACTTCGCATAGGAATGTGCTCAGGGATAGATTCAAAATGAGCAACGTGGTGCTGCTGGATGTttgcagcgggggggaggcagccaGCGGTAAGGCTGAGAATGGGAAAGCCCCCAACGGGGATGCGACGAACGGCCCTCTTCTTGGAGGCGAACCCCAAAGTGGAGACTCCAAATTGAGGGAGAAATATCGCCAGTTTTTCACAGACATGTACACATACCCAGTGGACTTGATCGGGATATACAACCACGGAACGGACCCCCAAAaatttagtaaaaaattaaaaaaggttttAACCCTTAACGGATCGAAGGACGCCGAAGTTTTTGCACTCCCCGTTCAATGGCATGAATGCTTTTACGATGCGAGTGGGAAGAACTCAGCTTCGAAAagtgcaaagggggaaggcccACATCCCTCCCCTTTTCTCTCACCTAATCAGCAATATAACGTCCGCAACAACGAAATGGACAATTTAGCTAATGCGTTTAGTATGAACAGCGTGGCAGATATTTACAGCAGCATTTTTTCTAACTCGTCTGTAAACGAGAAGGGGGCACCTGTGGATAGCTTGGCTAACATGTACAGCATGTATGTGGGGGCTGACTCGGGGCTCGACGTGGTGGTCAGTCCCAACAATGTAACGCACAATGAGTGGCGACAAATCGGGGGGAAAAATCCCGTAGGAATGGCAAACCAATTCAATTACTTGGATATACAGACGAGGGAGAAGCCCCGGGGGGCGCAACCCGCCTACGAGCTCGATGCGGGCTACATAGAGAGGGAGTTCCTTTCCGGCCCCCCCCGGGATGGGCAAGTCACAGAAGAAGGGGACAATAGGCGTGGGGAGCAGCATAATGGGGAGCAGCACAATAACGCTCAACAGAACGACGCTCAGCAGAGTATGCCCCTTAACCCGGACGGCGTGGTGGACCTGCACGACCTGCTAGCGAGAGGCAAAGccagcaaaaagaaaaaaacgtacgCACTGCATGATAAAACGTTTTACGTTAACTACGActcggggggaagcagcgaTGTGGATTTATCAGTCATGCTCAGCGTAAGCTGCGGGGCAGCCAATGGTGCAgagcaaaaggggcaaacgggTGGAAGCACATTAAACAGCTCCACAGATGGAGGGATACTCAAAAAGTACTTAAAGGGGGATCACCTCAAGGAGGAGAAATTTGCGAACGGCGGAGAGTATACTCGGGAGGGGGAGGCGCAGAGTCCCACCCAAAGAGTAatcgaaaaggggggaaacaaaacgcCAAGTGAGAAGCGGCGAGGGAAAAGGAACgcccaaaaaaatgaccacgCCGCTGCAAAAGAGGCCAAACTGCGAAAAATCGACAAAGTGctgaaatttataaaatgccATAGGAACCTCTATTATATGACCAACGAGAGTGTCCTTCAAAGGGAGCGTCTGTACGATTTTATGAGCTGCTCGTCGGAGGAGGACGCAGCAAGCGGGATTACAAACGGGATTGCACAGGGGATCGCAAACGGGACTGCACAGGGGAACACCATCGACGCTGTCGCTCATGCAAAGGCCAGGCAGGACGAAATTGCGAACTACCTAGTGGAGTACATAGGGAGGATCCTCCTGGATGTAAAAATAGATCACAAGAAAAACGCACATATgcttattaaaaaggaaagggatTTTTACcaagtacaaaaaataattcttacCAATGGCATAATTAGCAGTAGCTGCATTCGGGATACTTGCAACTTCCTGATTGGCCAACTGGTTAACAGGAAAGCGAGAGAGAGACGCAAGCTTTGCTACGTTGTGTCCTTCTGGGGAGAGTACTGCGGCTTCATCCACTTTGACAAACCCTCGCAGGAGATGTGCAGCCAGACCTGCATCcacctgttttttttctgttccccGGAGACCATATACGTGACGATGATGAATACCCAAGACCGGGTGTTCTGA